Proteins from one Lachnospiraceae bacterium KGMB03038 genomic window:
- a CDS encoding sodium:solute symporter produces the protein MGIKLTMLILFFAVMVAVGVYARKHTNSVDGFVLGGRSVGPWLTAFAYGTSYFSAVVFVGYAGQFGWKYGLASTWIGLGNAVIGSLLAWVVLGRRTKVMTQHLKSKTMPDFFGERYESKALKLAASAIVFVFLVPYTASIYNGLSRLFEMAFHVPYTWCVIAMAVFTGIYVILGGYMATAINDFIQGIIMLGGIIAVIAAVLSGQGGFMEAVRKMAEIPSDVEVTLGQPGAFTSFFGPDPLNLLGVVILTSLGTWGLPQMIGKFYAIKDEKSINTGTVISTIFAVIISGGCYFLGGFGRLFDSPAVYDEAGNVVFDSIIPYMLSGLSDVLIGIVVVLVLSASMSTLASLVLTSSSTLTLDFLKGNLLKHADDKKLVRAMQMLIVFFIAVSVVLAVNPPTFIAQLMGISWGALAGAFLAPFLYGLYWKRVTKAAVWASFIIGVGITVSNMFLHYIESSINAGAAAMLAGLIVVPAVSVLTPKPDAQRMEELFSCYEEKVTITKKRSLETK, from the coding sequence ATGGGTATTAAACTGACAATGCTGATTTTATTTTTTGCTGTGATGGTGGCGGTCGGGGTCTATGCCAGGAAACACACGAACAGTGTGGATGGATTTGTGCTGGGAGGACGCTCGGTTGGGCCATGGCTGACAGCCTTCGCCTATGGGACTTCTTACTTTTCGGCTGTGGTGTTCGTGGGATATGCGGGGCAGTTTGGATGGAAATATGGACTGGCTTCCACATGGATCGGCCTGGGGAACGCGGTCATCGGCAGTTTGCTTGCCTGGGTGGTATTGGGAAGGCGGACTAAGGTCATGACCCAGCATTTGAAGTCAAAGACTATGCCGGATTTCTTTGGTGAGCGGTATGAAAGCAAGGCTTTAAAGCTGGCAGCTTCCGCGATCGTATTTGTGTTTTTGGTTCCATATACGGCATCGATTTATAATGGCCTGTCCCGGCTTTTTGAGATGGCCTTTCACGTGCCATATACTTGGTGTGTGATCGCCATGGCAGTATTCACTGGAATCTACGTGATCTTGGGAGGATATATGGCCACGGCCATCAATGATTTCATCCAAGGGATCATCATGCTGGGCGGGATCATAGCTGTGATCGCCGCTGTCTTGAGCGGGCAGGGAGGATTTATGGAAGCTGTCCGGAAGATGGCGGAGATTCCCAGTGATGTGGAAGTCACCTTGGGACAGCCGGGAGCGTTTACTTCCTTCTTTGGGCCGGATCCGCTGAATCTGCTTGGGGTGGTGATTCTAACCTCTCTTGGAACCTGGGGTCTGCCTCAGATGATCGGGAAATTTTATGCTATCAAGGATGAAAAATCAATCAATACGGGGACGGTGATCTCTACTATATTTGCGGTGATCATTTCAGGCGGCTGCTATTTCCTTGGAGGATTTGGAAGACTGTTTGACAGTCCCGCGGTTTATGATGAAGCGGGAAATGTGGTGTTTGACAGTATCATTCCCTATATGCTGTCCGGCTTATCGGACGTGCTGATCGGAATCGTGGTGGTGCTGGTATTGTCCGCGTCCATGTCCACCCTTGCCTCCCTAGTGCTGACTTCCAGCTCCACGTTAACCTTGGATTTCTTGAAAGGGAATCTGCTAAAACACGCGGATGACAAGAAACTCGTCCGTGCCATGCAGATGCTGATCGTATTCTTTATTGCGGTCTCTGTAGTACTGGCAGTCAACCCTCCCACTTTTATCGCTCAGTTGATGGGAATTTCCTGGGGCGCTCTCGCGGGCGCTTTTCTGGCTCCGTTTCTGTACGGACTGTATTGGAAACGAGTGACAAAGGCAGCTGTTTGGGCTAGCTTTATTATCGGCGTTGGGATCACCGTATCCAACATGTTTCTGCATTATATCGAATCCTCTATTAATGCGGGAGCGGCCGCTATGCTGGCAGGGCTTATCGTTGTTCCGGCGGTGAGCGTACTGACGCCGAAGCCGGATGCCCAACGGATGGAAGAGCTGTTTAGCTGCTATGAAGAAAAGGTGACGATTACTAAGAAACGATCTCTAGAAACGAAATAA
- a CDS encoding methylglyoxal synthase: MLEDNYVTFEIGKTKHIALVAHDGKKKELVEWCDKNKEILKGHFLCGTGTTARLIAEKTRLPVKGYSSGPLGGDQQIGAKIVEGQIDFMIFLWDPLEAQPHDPDVKALLRIAVVYDIPIANNLATADFMLQSKYMEEPYQRKVENFDKTIRDRVEKMKK, from the coding sequence ATGCTGGAAGATAATTATGTAACCTTTGAAATCGGAAAAACAAAGCATATCGCTTTGGTTGCCCATGATGGAAAGAAGAAGGAACTGGTAGAGTGGTGCGATAAGAACAAAGAAATCCTGAAAGGCCACTTCCTGTGCGGAACCGGGACCACAGCCCGGCTGATCGCTGAGAAAACCAGACTTCCTGTGAAAGGGTACAGCAGCGGCCCCTTAGGGGGCGACCAGCAGATCGGCGCCAAGATTGTAGAAGGCCAGATTGACTTTATGATCTTTTTGTGGGATCCATTAGAAGCCCAGCCCCATGACCCGGACGTAAAAGCGCTTCTTAGGATCGCCGTAGTCTATGATATTCCCATCGCAAACAACCTGGCAACGGCGGACTTCATGCTGCAGTCAAAATACATGGAAGAGCCTTACCAGAGAAAAGTAGAAAACTTTGATAAAACGATTCGCGACCGGGTAGAAAAGATGAAAAAGTGA
- a CDS encoding UDP-N-acetylglucosamine pyrophosphorylase translates to MKELTVAQLYTLEETIAKDIFQGVTYPWEVLPKISGFIKELGETLPADEYDKVGEDVWIAKSAKVFETAYIHGPAIIGKEAEVRHCAFIRGNAIVGEGAVVGNSTELKNVILFNKVQVPHYNYVGDSILGYKAHMGAGSITSNVKSDKKLVVVKTPEENIETGMKKFGAMLGDEVEVGCGTVLNPGSVVGKHSNIYPLSSVRGYVPAGSIYKKQGEVVEKQ, encoded by the coding sequence ATGAAAGAATTGACAGTTGCACAGTTGTACACGTTGGAAGAGACCATCGCCAAAGATATTTTCCAGGGAGTGACCTACCCTTGGGAAGTGCTTCCGAAGATCAGCGGTTTTATTAAAGAATTAGGGGAGACTCTTCCTGCCGATGAATATGACAAAGTGGGAGAGGACGTATGGATCGCGAAATCCGCGAAGGTATTTGAGACCGCTTATATCCACGGACCGGCCATTATCGGGAAGGAAGCGGAAGTGCGCCACTGCGCGTTTATCCGCGGAAACGCTATTGTAGGCGAGGGAGCCGTAGTCGGAAATTCCACAGAGTTGAAAAACGTGATCCTGTTCAACAAAGTACAGGTTCCGCATTACAATTATGTGGGAGATTCGATCCTGGGATACAAAGCTCATATGGGAGCAGGCTCTATCACTTCCAATGTCAAATCAGACAAAAAGCTGGTAGTGGTCAAGACGCCGGAAGAAAATATCGAGACAGGAATGAAAAAATTCGGGGCAATGCTGGGAGACGAAGTGGAGGTAGGCTGCGGTACTGTTTTGAATCCGGGAAGCGTTGTGGGAAAACACAGCAATATCTATCCCCTTTCCAGTGTAAGAGGCTATGTGCCGGCGGGAAGCATTTACAAAAAGCAGGGAGAAGTTGTAGAAAAGCAGTAG
- a CDS encoding type IA DNA topoisomerase gives MGKSLYIAEKPSVAQEFAKALKLKTRRQDGYLEGEEAVVTWCVGHLVTMSYPEAYDPSLKRWSLETLPFIPEEFRYEVIPAVKKQYQIVASLLNRKDVDTIYVCTDSGREGEYIYRLVEQQAGVRGKERRRVWIDSQTEEEILRGIREAKDLREYDNLSESAYLRAKEDYLMGINFSRLLTLKYGNSISNYLHTRYAVISVGRVMTCVLGMVVRREREIREFKETPFYRVIASIGEEGSSFEGEWRAAEGSRWFGSKDLYKENGFLKEDKARELIEWLKSPEPLECQVLSVEKKKEKKNPPLLFNLAELQNECSKRFKISPDETLRIVQELYERKLATYPRTDARVLSSAVAKEIHKNLNGLMQYPAAVPFLNKIASMGSHKGIEKTRYVNDSQITDHYAIIPTGQGIAGLQKLPDISRKVYDLIVRRFLSIFYPPAVYQKVAIVTQRKEEKFFSNFKVLAEEGYLEVAGVPGQKKDAAEEGKEAEKDTDTDIHFFEKIKGLRKGMILKIRSFDIKEGKTSPPKRYNSGSLILAMENAGQLIEDEELRSQIKGSGIGTSATRGEILKKLFNNKYLALNKKTQIVTPTMTGEMIYDVVDHSIRSLLNPELTASWEKGLTYVAEGEITPDEYMEKLDRFITSRTQGVKELNNQGQLRACYDRVAPFYRKKAAMPKNIKSKKSGEM, from the coding sequence ATGGGGAAGTCACTCTATATTGCGGAGAAACCCAGTGTGGCACAGGAATTTGCCAAGGCGTTAAAATTGAAGACGAGGAGGCAGGATGGGTATCTGGAAGGAGAAGAAGCAGTGGTCACCTGGTGCGTCGGGCACCTGGTGACCATGAGTTATCCAGAGGCCTATGATCCTTCTCTGAAGCGCTGGAGCTTGGAGACTCTGCCTTTTATCCCGGAAGAATTCCGGTATGAGGTCATTCCCGCTGTCAAAAAGCAGTATCAGATTGTGGCGTCTCTCCTGAACCGGAAGGACGTGGATACCATCTATGTATGTACCGATTCGGGACGGGAGGGAGAGTATATCTATCGCCTTGTGGAACAGCAGGCAGGAGTCCGCGGAAAGGAAAGAAGACGAGTCTGGATCGACTCTCAGACGGAGGAAGAGATCCTGCGGGGGATCCGGGAGGCAAAGGATTTAAGAGAATATGATAATCTTTCCGAATCTGCTTATCTGAGAGCCAAAGAAGATTATCTGATGGGGATTAATTTTTCCCGACTCCTTACATTAAAATATGGAAATAGCATATCCAATTACCTGCATACCAGATACGCGGTGATCTCGGTGGGACGGGTTATGACCTGCGTACTTGGAATGGTGGTCCGCAGAGAGCGGGAGATCCGGGAATTTAAAGAGACACCTTTCTACCGTGTGATCGCCTCTATTGGAGAGGAAGGAAGCTCTTTTGAGGGAGAGTGGAGAGCCGCAGAAGGCTCCCGGTGGTTTGGGTCGAAAGATCTGTATAAGGAGAACGGGTTCCTGAAGGAAGACAAAGCGAGGGAGCTGATCGAGTGGCTGAAATCTCCGGAACCGCTGGAATGTCAGGTGCTTTCTGTGGAAAAGAAGAAGGAGAAGAAGAATCCGCCGCTCCTATTTAACCTGGCGGAGCTGCAGAATGAATGTTCAAAACGGTTTAAGATCAGCCCGGATGAGACGCTGCGCATCGTTCAGGAATTATACGAAAGAAAATTAGCTACTTACCCAAGAACGGATGCAAGAGTGCTTTCCTCAGCGGTAGCCAAAGAGATCCATAAGAATCTCAATGGACTTATGCAGTATCCGGCGGCGGTCCCATTTCTGAATAAGATTGCTTCTATGGGAAGCCACAAAGGAATCGAGAAGACCCGGTATGTCAACGACAGCCAGATCACAGATCACTACGCGATCATCCCTACAGGACAGGGAATCGCCGGCCTTCAGAAGCTTCCGGATATTTCCCGGAAAGTCTACGATCTGATCGTCCGCCGGTTCCTGAGCATCTTCTATCCGCCTGCGGTATACCAGAAAGTGGCTATCGTGACACAGAGAAAAGAAGAGAAATTTTTCTCCAATTTCAAAGTGCTGGCAGAGGAAGGCTATCTGGAAGTGGCCGGTGTGCCGGGACAGAAGAAGGATGCCGCGGAGGAAGGAAAGGAAGCGGAGAAGGATACGGATACGGATATCCATTTCTTTGAGAAGATTAAAGGGCTGAGAAAAGGGATGATCCTTAAGATCCGGTCTTTTGACATAAAAGAAGGGAAAACGTCTCCTCCTAAGCGCTATAATTCCGGATCGCTGATCCTGGCTATGGAAAACGCGGGACAGCTTATTGAGGATGAGGAGCTCCGTTCCCAGATCAAAGGCAGCGGTATAGGAACCAGCGCTACCAGAGGAGAAATCTTGAAGAAACTGTTCAATAATAAGTATCTGGCGCTGAATAAGAAGACGCAGATCGTGACACCCACCATGACGGGAGAAATGATCTATGACGTGGTAGATCATTCCATACGTTCACTGTTGAATCCGGAATTGACCGCGAGCTGGGAGAAAGGACTGACCTATGTGGCGGAGGGAGAGATCACTCCGGATGAATATATGGAGAAACTGGACCGGTTTATCACAAGCAGGACACAGGGCGTGAAAGAACTTAACAATCAAGGGCAGCTTCGGGCCTGTTATGACCGAGTGGCTCCATTTTACAGGAAAAAGGCGGCAATGCCCAAAAATATAAAATCTAAAAAGTCAGGAGAGATGTAA
- the ppk1 gene encoding polyphosphate kinase 1 has protein sequence MEKEILNYTQNRELSWLKFNQRVLEEARDITVPLLERMKFVAIFTSNLDEFFMIRVGSLFDMAHTDAGARDSRSGMTPGEQIEKILEAVAPLYKERDKTYADIKRQLHPYGVCGLDFKELEQNEKKYVKKYFKDQILPILSPQIVDANHPFPHLLNKEIYVTATLKMKEKDMIGIVPVPQFVSDILYLPGHDIRYIRMEKVIMEYLSLVFPQYEVSDPNYICVTRNADVAPDDEALEVEEDFRKLMKKTLHKRRRMAVVRLEVAEKLSPEAESYFCEKFKIKPNQIFRTKMPMKLAYMFAISGNLPEPMKRSLTYPPFSPQNSARVQESIPMMRQIKRKDLLLFYPYESMNPFLRLIKEAAADPSVMTIKITIYRLAKKARLVEYLCAAAENGKEVTVLIELRARFDEQNNIDWSERLEEAGCRVIYGFEGYKVHSKVCLITYRNRNEIQYITQIGTGNYNEKTAAMYTDLSLMTGNPEIGKDASEFFKNMSIGNLDGVYQHLIVAPTSLKQKVLQLMDEEIRKGSSGRIIMKMNSLTDVDFIEKVSEASRAGVRIDIIVRGICCILPGIPGYTDNLRVMSVVGRYLEHPRIFSFGAGDEQKIYIGSADMMTRNTEKRVEVACPILDPDIKRQINHYLKVMLSDNIKARVLQSDGTYRKREQKEPFVDSQAVFMEEALQRAKERPVEEKKTLMDKVKGLFSKK, from the coding sequence ATGGAAAAAGAGATTTTGAATTATACTCAGAACAGAGAATTATCATGGCTGAAATTTAACCAGAGAGTGCTGGAAGAGGCAAGGGATATTACGGTGCCGCTTCTGGAACGGATGAAATTTGTAGCGATCTTTACCAGTAACTTAGATGAGTTTTTTATGATCCGCGTGGGAAGCTTGTTTGACATGGCCCATACGGATGCGGGAGCCAGAGACAGCCGTTCCGGGATGACGCCGGGGGAGCAGATCGAGAAGATCTTAGAGGCCGTAGCCCCGCTCTATAAAGAGCGGGATAAAACGTATGCGGATATTAAACGGCAGCTCCATCCATATGGGGTATGCGGTCTGGATTTTAAGGAATTGGAACAAAATGAAAAGAAATATGTAAAGAAATATTTTAAAGACCAGATCCTTCCGATCCTGTCACCCCAGATTGTGGACGCGAACCACCCCTTCCCCCATCTTCTGAATAAAGAGATCTATGTGACAGCCACACTGAAGATGAAGGAGAAAGATATGATCGGAATCGTACCGGTGCCGCAGTTTGTATCGGACATTCTGTATCTTCCGGGGCATGACATCCGTTATATCAGGATGGAAAAAGTAATCATGGAATACCTTTCTCTGGTATTCCCTCAGTATGAAGTGTCTGATCCGAATTATATCTGTGTCACCCGAAACGCGGATGTGGCGCCGGATGACGAGGCTTTGGAAGTGGAGGAAGATTTCCGGAAGCTGATGAAAAAGACGCTGCATAAAAGGCGCCGGATGGCGGTAGTGCGTCTGGAGGTAGCTGAAAAATTAAGCCCGGAAGCAGAGAGTTATTTCTGCGAAAAATTCAAGATCAAACCAAACCAGATCTTTCGGACGAAAATGCCTATGAAACTGGCCTATATGTTTGCGATTAGCGGCAATCTGCCGGAACCTATGAAACGGTCTTTGACTTATCCGCCTTTCTCACCGCAAAATTCAGCCCGCGTGCAGGAGAGTATCCCTATGATGCGGCAGATCAAGCGCAAGGATCTTCTTTTGTTCTATCCTTATGAGAGTATGAATCCATTTCTTCGTTTGATCAAAGAGGCGGCCGCGGATCCCTCTGTCATGACGATCAAGATCACCATCTACCGTCTGGCGAAAAAGGCCCGTCTGGTAGAGTATCTGTGCGCGGCGGCGGAGAATGGAAAGGAAGTAACGGTACTGATCGAGCTGCGGGCGCGGTTTGATGAGCAGAATAATATCGACTGGTCAGAACGGCTGGAGGAGGCTGGCTGCCGGGTGATCTACGGCTTTGAGGGGTATAAGGTGCACTCCAAAGTATGTCTTATCACCTACCGGAACAGGAATGAGATCCAGTACATCACCCAGATCGGAACAGGAAACTATAATGAGAAAACGGCGGCAATGTATACAGATCTGTCGCTTATGACAGGCAATCCGGAAATCGGCAAGGATGCTTCCGAATTCTTTAAAAATATGTCTATTGGAAATCTGGACGGCGTATATCAGCATCTGATCGTCGCTCCTACCAGTCTGAAGCAGAAGGTGCTCCAGCTGATGGATGAGGAAATAAGGAAAGGTTCTTCGGGCCGGATCATTATGAAGATGAATTCGCTGACAGACGTAGACTTTATCGAGAAGGTATCCGAAGCGTCACGGGCCGGCGTCAGAATCGACATCATTGTGCGCGGGATCTGCTGTATCCTTCCGGGGATTCCGGGATACACAGACAATCTGCGTGTTATGAGCGTGGTGGGAAGATATCTGGAACATCCCAGGATCTTTAGCTTTGGCGCGGGAGATGAGCAGAAGATCTATATCGGTTCCGCTGATATGATGACCCGGAATACGGAGAAGCGGGTGGAAGTGGCCTGTCCGATCCTGGATCCGGATATTAAGCGGCAGATCAATCATTATCTTAAGGTTATGCTCAGTGACAATATTAAGGCCAGAGTACTGCAAAGCGATGGGACTTACCGTAAGAGAGAACAGAAAGAGCCTTTCGTGGATTCACAGGCGGTATTTATGGAGGAAGCTCTGCAGAGAGCGAAAGAGCGGCCTGTAGAAGAGAAGAAGACTCTAATGGATAAGGTGAAAGGTCTCTTCTCGAAGAAATAG
- the asd gene encoding aspartate-semialdehyde dehydrogenase: MERKLRVGILGATGMVGQRFISLLEDHPWFEVVTVAASPRSAGKTYEEAVGGRWKMTSPMPEAVKKLEVANVNEIEKVAAGVDFVFSAVDMTKEEIRKIEEAYAKTETPVVSNNSAHRWTPDVPMVIPEVNIDHFDVIADQRKRLGTARGFIAVKPNCSIQSYAPCLAAWKEFGPKEVVATTYQAISGAGKTFKDWPEMVENVIPYIGGEEEKSEQEPLRVLGRVENGQIVKADLPKITCQCVRVPVLNGHTAAVFINFEKKPSKEELIRRLESYKGFPQEADLPSAPKQFIRYLTEDDRPQVKLDVDYERGMGVTIGRLREDTIYDYKFIGLSHNTVRGAAGGAVLCAEALTAKGYIQAK; encoded by the coding sequence ATGGAACGGAAATTAAGAGTCGGAATTTTAGGAGCTACAGGAATGGTGGGACAGAGATTTATCTCTCTTCTGGAAGATCATCCCTGGTTTGAAGTAGTAACGGTGGCGGCAAGCCCGCGGTCCGCGGGGAAAACCTATGAAGAAGCGGTGGGCGGCCGCTGGAAGATGACCTCCCCTATGCCGGAAGCGGTAAAAAAACTGGAAGTCGCAAATGTAAATGAAATAGAAAAAGTGGCCGCGGGCGTGGATTTTGTATTCAGCGCGGTGGATATGACGAAAGAGGAGATCCGTAAGATCGAGGAAGCGTACGCAAAGACGGAGACGCCGGTGGTCTCAAACAACAGCGCCCATCGTTGGACCCCGGATGTGCCCATGGTTATCCCGGAGGTCAATATCGATCATTTTGACGTGATCGCGGACCAGAGAAAACGTCTGGGAACAGCCAGAGGCTTTATCGCGGTCAAACCCAACTGTTCGATCCAAAGCTATGCGCCATGTCTCGCGGCTTGGAAAGAATTCGGTCCCAAAGAGGTGGTGGCTACCACATATCAGGCCATCTCCGGGGCGGGAAAGACATTCAAAGACTGGCCGGAGATGGTAGAAAACGTGATTCCCTATATTGGCGGGGAAGAAGAAAAAAGCGAGCAGGAGCCGCTGCGTGTGCTTGGCCGGGTAGAAAATGGACAGATTGTGAAGGCGGATCTTCCCAAGATCACCTGCCAGTGCGTCCGGGTGCCGGTCCTCAACGGCCACACAGCCGCGGTCTTCATTAATTTTGAGAAGAAGCCTTCTAAGGAAGAACTGATCCGGCGGCTGGAAAGCTACAAAGGATTCCCTCAGGAGGCTGACCTTCCAAGCGCGCCAAAACAGTTTATCCGATATCTGACAGAGGACGACCGCCCGCAGGTAAAACTGGACGTGGATTACGAGCGCGGCATGGGAGTTACGATTGGGCGTCTGAGAGAAGATACGATTTATGATTATAAATTCATTGGCCTTTCCCACAATACGGTCCGGGGCGCGGCCGGAGGCGCGGTGCTGTGCGCGGAAGCGCTGACGGCGAAGGGTTACATCCAGGCAAAATAA
- the argH gene encoding argininosuccinate lyase, giving the protein MAQLWGGRFTKETEQLVYQFNASISFDKRFFRQDIKGSIAHVTMLEKQKILTAREKEQIIEGLEGILKDVEEGKLKITEEYEDIHSFVEAILIQRIGEPGKKLHTGRSRNDQVALDMKLYTREEVWNLDGLVKELLEAILQIMDENLDTYMPGFTHLQKAQPVTLSHHMGAYFEMFWRDHERLKGLYARMNTCPLGSGALAGTTYPLDREYTAKLLGFEGPTLNSMDGVSDRDYLIELLSDLSLVMMHLSRFSEEIILWNSNEYQFVEIDDGYSTGSSIMPQKKNPDIAELVRGKTGRVYGALQALLTTMKGIPLAYNKDMQEDKEWAFDAIDTAKGCLTLFAGMLRTMEFKKDRMEQSAKNGFTNATDAADYLVNRGVPFRDAHGIVGRLVLLCIEKGIALDELPLEEYQKISPEFQADIYEAISLKTCVDKRITIGAPGREAMEQVLEIYHKAMEEH; this is encoded by the coding sequence ATGGCACAATTATGGGGCGGGCGTTTTACAAAAGAAACGGAACAGCTGGTTTATCAGTTCAACGCGTCAATTTCTTTTGATAAACGATTCTTTCGGCAGGATATCAAAGGCAGCATTGCCCACGTGACGATGCTGGAAAAGCAGAAGATCTTGACGGCGCGGGAAAAAGAGCAGATCATCGAGGGCCTGGAAGGAATCCTAAAGGATGTAGAAGAAGGAAAATTAAAGATCACAGAGGAATATGAAGACATCCACAGCTTTGTGGAAGCGATCCTGATCCAGCGGATCGGAGAGCCGGGAAAGAAACTGCATACCGGCAGGAGCCGCAACGATCAAGTGGCGCTGGATATGAAGCTGTATACCAGAGAAGAAGTTTGGAATCTGGATGGGCTTGTCAAAGAGCTGCTGGAAGCGATCCTTCAGATCATGGATGAAAATCTGGACACTTATATGCCGGGATTTACCCACCTGCAGAAGGCTCAGCCAGTGACGCTCTCCCATCATATGGGCGCTTATTTTGAAATGTTCTGGAGGGATCATGAGCGTCTGAAAGGACTGTATGCCAGGATGAATACCTGCCCTCTGGGGTCTGGAGCGCTGGCAGGGACCACCTATCCTTTAGACCGTGAATATACAGCGAAGCTTCTGGGTTTTGAAGGCCCTACATTAAACAGTATGGACGGCGTGTCCGACAGGGACTATCTGATAGAACTCTTGTCAGACCTGTCTCTGGTCATGATGCATCTGAGCCGGTTTTCAGAAGAAATCATCCTGTGGAATTCCAATGAATACCAATTTGTAGAGATTGACGATGGGTACAGCACAGGAAGCAGCATCATGCCCCAGAAGAAGAACCCGGATATCGCGGAACTGGTACGGGGAAAAACGGGAAGAGTATATGGAGCTCTGCAGGCCCTTCTGACGACCATGAAGGGAATTCCTCTGGCCTACAATAAAGATATGCAGGAAGATAAAGAGTGGGCTTTTGACGCCATCGACACGGCCAAAGGCTGCCTGACCCTTTTCGCCGGTATGCTCCGGACCATGGAATTTAAGAAAGACCGGATGGAACAAAGCGCGAAAAACGGATTTACCAACGCGACGGATGCGGCGGATTACCTGGTGAACCGGGGCGTGCCGTTCCGGGATGCCCACGGCATCGTAGGACGTCTGGTACTTCTTTGCATCGAGAAGGGGATTGCTTTAGACGAGCTTCCTCTTGAGGAATATCAGAAGATATCGCCAGAATTTCAGGCGGATATTTACGAAGCTATCAGCCTGAAGACCTGCGTAGACAAGCGGATTACCATCGGGGCGCCAGGACGTGAGGCAATGGAACAGGTTTTAGAGATTTACCATAAAGCCATGGAGGAGCATTAG
- a CDS encoding epoxyqueuosine reductase QueH, whose translation MNYQKELDKLLERLALEERTPKLLLHSCCAPCSSYVLEYLNKYFEITVFYYNPNIYPESEYTKRIWEQQELIGRMPFVHPVSFLAGPYDQEKFYEMAKGLEQAKEGGERCLKCYALRLEEAAQMAVKTEADYFTTTLSISPLKNADRLNEIGTRMGEKYGVPYLQSDFKKKNGYKRSIELSKEYDLYRQDYCGCEFSLRARH comes from the coding sequence ATGAATTACCAAAAAGAGCTGGATAAACTGCTTGAGCGTCTGGCGCTGGAAGAACGGACGCCAAAGCTTCTGCTCCACAGCTGCTGTGCTCCATGCAGCAGTTATGTGCTGGAATATTTAAATAAATATTTTGAGATCACGGTATTTTACTACAATCCCAATATTTATCCTGAGAGCGAATACACCAAGAGGATTTGGGAACAGCAGGAATTGATCGGCAGGATGCCGTTTGTCCATCCTGTATCCTTTCTGGCAGGCCCTTATGATCAAGAAAAATTCTATGAGATGGCCAAGGGGCTTGAACAGGCGAAAGAAGGGGGAGAACGGTGCCTGAAGTGTTACGCGCTGAGGCTTGAGGAAGCGGCCCAGATGGCGGTAAAGACAGAGGCGGACTATTTTACCACGACCCTTAGCATCAGCCCTCTGAAAAACGCGGACCGGCTCAATGAGATCGGGACGCGGATGGGAGAGAAGTACGGCGTACCTTATCTGCAGTCAGATTTTAAAAAGAAGAACGGCTACAAACGTTCCATCGAGCTCTCAAAAGAATATGATCTGTATCGTCAGGACTACTGCGGCTGCGAGTTTTCATTGCGAGCCCGCCATTGA
- a CDS encoding ABC transporter ATP-binding protein — translation MERVLELKHIYYAYHTLEGETSTLTDISFALGEGEFVAIVGPSGCGKSTLLSIIAGLLTPERGLIKINGKYLKESTTNVGYMLQHDELFEWRTIYNNVILGLEVQHMLTARTRERAHELLDIYGLKQFSASRPSELSGGMRQRAALIRTLVLEPDILLLDEPFSSLDYQTRLGVGDDIGQIIRREKKAALLVTHDLSEAISLADRVIVLSGRPASIRQTIPLIFDLTEDTPMNRRGAPEFKTYFNLIWKELNNQ, via the coding sequence ATGGAACGAGTTCTGGAACTAAAACATATTTACTATGCCTACCATACTCTGGAAGGAGAGACTTCGACTCTCACAGACATTTCCTTCGCTCTGGGGGAAGGGGAGTTTGTGGCTATCGTAGGCCCTTCCGGCTGCGGGAAATCCACGCTTCTATCCATCATCGCCGGACTCCTTACGCCAGAACGGGGGCTGATCAAAATCAATGGAAAATACTTAAAAGAAAGCACCACTAATGTAGGATACATGCTGCAGCACGATGAGCTTTTTGAATGGAGGACCATCTACAACAACGTGATCCTGGGCCTGGAAGTCCAGCATATGCTGACGGCCCGCACAAGAGAAAGGGCGCATGAGCTTCTGGATATCTATGGGCTGAAACAATTTTCCGCAAGCAGGCCTTCCGAGCTGTCCGGCGGAATGCGCCAAAGAGCCGCCCTGATCCGCACCCTGGTCCTGGAGCCGGATATCCTCCTTTTGGATGAACCATTTTCCTCCCTGGACTATCAGACTCGTTTGGGCGTAGGAGACGATATTGGTCAGATCATCCGGCGGGAGAAAAAAGCGGCGCTCTTGGTGACCCACGATCTATCAGAAGCCATTTCTCTGGCAGATCGTGTCATTGTCCTTTCCGGCCGTCCCGCTTCTATCCGGCAGACGATTCCTCTGATCTTCGACCTGACCGAGGATACTCCCATGAACCGCCGAGGAGCCCCGGAATTTAAAACATATTTTAATCTTATCTGGAAGGAGTTGAATAACCAATGA